The genomic window CATGGCCAAGGCCTTCGATAAGGAAGTCACCGATGTCCTTGAGGAGGAGATGAGGCGGAGGATCAACCTCCACCCCCAGGAGATAGTCCTGAGGATAGAGGGTAAGGAACGGGTCGAAAGGGTTATCACCGACGCCGGGGAGTACAAAGCCGACCTCGTTATCCTCGCGACTGGCATAAGGCCCAACGTCGAGCTGGCCAGGGAGCTCGGCGTTAGGATGGGTGAGACCGGCGCGATATGGACAAACGAGAAGATGGAAACCAGTGTCGAGAACGTCTATGCTGCTGGAGACGTCGCCGAGACGAGGCACCTCATAACCGGAAGGCGCATCTGGATTCCCCTCGCCCCGGCCGGAAACAAGATGGGCTACGTCGCCGGAAGCAACATAGCGGGCAAAGAGCTTCACTTCCCAGGGGTTCTTGGAACGAGCGTAACGAAGTTCTTCGACGTGGAAATAGGCAAGACTGGTCTGACGGAGACCGAGGCGATAAGGGAGGGCTACGATGTCAGAACGGCCTTCATAAAAGCAGGCACTAGGCCGCACTACTACCCAGGCTCAAGACCGATATGGCTGAAGGGCGTCGTTGATAACGAGACCAATAAACTCCTCGGCGTCCAAGCTGTAGGTGCAGAGATACTGCCCAGAATAGACACCGCTGCTGCAATGCTAACTGCCGGCTTTACTACCAAGGACGTTTTCTTCACTGACTTAGCTTACGCGCCGCCCTTCGCCCCTGTCTGGGACCCGCTCATAGTCCTTGCCAGGGTTCTCAAGTTCTGACTTCTCTTACTTTTTCAGCAGGGCGATGCTCCCCCCGATCAGGACAAGCCCGAGGCCAAACGCCGCACCAAATCCCGCCGATGATATGAGTGCCCCGCTTATGGCGCTGCCCGTGATGTATCCGGCTGAGCCCACGACGTTGTAGGTCCCCATTGCGCTGCCCTTCTTCTTTTCTCCAGCCTTTTCACTCACTATTGCGGTGGAAGAGACCCCGATGAAAGCCCATGAGTAGCCCGCCAGGATGTAGGAGGCAAAGGCCAGTGGAAGCAGCGCTGGAGCGATTAGGGTTCCGAGAATCATCGTAGCGAAGGCTCCGGCACGGAGGAG from Thermococcus sp. MAR1 includes these protein-coding regions:
- the cdr gene encoding CoA-disulfide reductase, whose product is MRKTVVIIGGGAAGMSAASRVKRLKPEWDVKVFEATEWVSHAPCGVPYVVEGISPKEKLMHYPPEVFIKKRGIDLHMKAEVVEVGQGTVRVREENGEHTYEWDYLVFANGASPRVPAVEGVDLPGVFTADLPPDAVAIRDYMEKNSVENVVIIGGGYIGVEMAEAFSAQGKEVTLIERNERVMAKAFDKEVTDVLEEEMRRRINLHPQEIVLRIEGKERVERVITDAGEYKADLVILATGIRPNVELARELGVRMGETGAIWTNEKMETSVENVYAAGDVAETRHLITGRRIWIPLAPAGNKMGYVAGSNIAGKELHFPGVLGTSVTKFFDVEIGKTGLTETEAIREGYDVRTAFIKAGTRPHYYPGSRPIWLKGVVDNETNKLLGVQAVGAEILPRIDTAAAMLTAGFTTKDVFFTDLAYAPPFAPVWDPLIVLARVLKF